The following coding sequences lie in one Populus trichocarpa isolate Nisqually-1 chromosome 14, P.trichocarpa_v4.1, whole genome shotgun sequence genomic window:
- the LOC7455970 gene encoding uncharacterized protein LOC7455970, producing MALQTGVSTSKVLILVGAGLTSSIILKNGRLPELIGQLQELLKGVDEVEIAPYKYDTALLAAQIRQLAQEIKELSLSSPVTIYNGNSVSNGNFSSYLVPAAALGAMGYCYFWWKGWSFSDVMFVTKQNMANAVATVSKQLENVSETLASTKRHLTKRLGNLDWKIEEQIETSKLIANDIDEMKSNLSQIGYDVESIHEMISGLEGKLELLESKQDATNSGLWYLCQFAGGFKDGPGTKAYQDVGAKLANHSAMAYEERSLKGLQFIAETKESVEKPVENAKKNDLDTFPGEKARTLKIHRSYPGGFSLTRDILGSGI from the exons aTGGCTTTGCAGACTGGGGTCTCTACCTCCAAAGTTCTCATTCTCGTCGGTgcag gtttgacCAGTtcgattattttgaaaaatggacGATTGCCTGAACTCATTGGGCAGCTTCAAGAATTACTCAAGGGTGTTGACGAAGTCGAGATCGCTCCTTACAAATACGACACCGCTCTTCTTGCTGCTCAG ATTCGTCAATTGGCGCAAGAGATTAAGGAGTTGAGCTTATCTAGTCCTGTAACCATCTATAATGGAAATTCTGTTTCTAAtg GGAATTTTTCTTCTTACCTAGTGCCAGCTGCTGCACTTGGAGCAATGGGATATTGTTACTTTTGGTGGAAG GGCTGGTCATTTTCAGATGTAATGTTTGTAACAAAGCAAAATATGGCAAATGCTGTTGCAACCGTGTCAAAACAATTGGAGAATGTATCTGAAACGTTAGCT TCAACAAAAAGACATCTGACAAAAAGGCTGGGAAATTTGGACTGGAAGATTGAGGAGCAGATTGAAACATCTAAGCTCATTGCCAATGAT ATAGATGAGATGAAATCAAATCTTTCCCAAATTGGATATGATGTTGAATCAATCCATGAAATGATATCCGGGCTG GAAGGGAAGCTTGAACTTCTTGAAAGCAAACAG GATGCAACAAACTCTGGTCTATGGTATCTATGTCAATTTGCTGGAGGCTTTAAAGATGGACCCGGCACTAAAGCTTATCAG GATGTTGGTGCTAAGCTAGCAAACCATTCAGCTATGGCATATGAAGAAAGGTCTCTAAAG GGTCTTCAATTTATTGCTGAAACTAAAGAGTCTGTTGAGAAACCAGTAGAAAATGCGAAGAAAAATGATCTTGATACCTTCCCTGGTGAAAAAGCAAGAACTTTGAAAATACACAGGTCATATCCAGGTGGGTTTTCTTTGACCCGAGACATCTTGGGTTCTGGCATATAA